Within Bifidobacterium dentium JCM 1195 = DSM 20436, the genomic segment GAACGGCCTCCCGCCAAACGCTCATAGAAGCCAACCGGAGTCAGTGAATCGGCAAGCAGCCTGCGCACGATGGGGATAACACGATAGCCTTCGTCGGCGAGTTCATGAAACTGTTCACGGCTTGGCCAGGTGGCGCCCCACTTAAGGTTGCGTACGCTGCATCCGCTCATCGCTGTTCCTCCTGTTCCTTGGTTCGGTAGCCTACGACCACCGGCAATCGGCCACCTTCTTCGAAGCAGGAACGCTTGCCGGTATGGCAGGCGGCTCCGACCTGGTCGACTTCGACCAGGATGGCGTCTCCGTCGCAGTCCAAGGCGAATGACTTGACGTACTGCGCATGACCGGAAGTATCGCCTTTACGCCAGTATTCCTGCCTGGATCGGGACCAGAACGTCACTCGGCCAGTAGTTAGGGTGCGGCGGACGGCTTCATCGTCCATGTAGCCGACCATCAACACTTCCTTGGTGTCGAACTGTTGAATTACCGCCGCAACCAGCCCTTTCTCGTCACGCTTAAGACGTGCTGCGATGCGGGGGTCGAGATTGACGCTGTTATCGTATGCTTCGTTGGTCATGATGTTGGTGATGTCGTTCTTTTCGATTATAGGAACAGTTGATGGATTGACGTCATTTCATCGTACGGTATAGCCGGCGGCCTTGATGGCGTTCTTGACCTCACCGATGGAGACCTTGCCGTAGTGAAAGATCGACGCGGCGAGCACAGCATCGGCACCAGCTTCGATTGCCGGAGGAAAATCGGAGGCTTTGCCGGCACCGCCGGAGGCGATGATGGGAATCTTGACCTCCTTGCGCACGGCCTTGATCATCTCGATGTCAAACCCCTGCTGGGTACCATCGGCATCCATTGAGTTCAGCAGGATTTCGCCGGCGCCAAGTTCCTGCGCACGTTTGACCCACCAGATGGCATCGATGCCCGTGGACTTACGCCCTCCCATGGTGGTCACCTCGAAGCCGGACTGGGTATGGCGCTCCCCTTGCTCGCGACGGGCGTCGACGGAAAGCACCAGCACCTGGTTGCCGAAACGTTCGGCCACACGACTGATCAGTGTCGGATCGTTGATGGCCGCCGTATTGACGCCGACCTTGTCGGCACCGCAACGCAGAAGGGAATCCACGTCCTCCGGGGTGCGCACGCCACCGCCTACGGTCAGCGGGATGAAAATCTGCTCCGCGGTTCGGCTGACCACATCCACCATGGTCTGACGGTGGGAGCTGGAGGCGGTGACATCAAG encodes:
- the hisF gene encoding imidazole glycerol phosphate synthase subunit HisF, with protein sequence MSLAVRVIPCLDVDAGRVVKGVHFENLRDAGDPVELAAEYYRQGADELTFLDVTASSSHRQTMVDVVSRTAEQIFIPLTVGGGVRTPEDVDSLLRCGADKVGVNTAAINDPTLISRVAERFGNQVLVLSVDARREQGERHTQSGFEVTTMGGRKSTGIDAIWWVKRAQELGAGEILLNSMDADGTQQGFDIEMIKAVRKEVKIPIIASGGAGKASDFPPAIEAGADAVLAASIFHYGKVSIGEVKNAIKAAGYTVR
- the hisI gene encoding phosphoribosyl-AMP cyclohydrolase — its product is MTNEAYDNSVNLDPRIAARLKRDEKGLVAAVIQQFDTKEVLMVGYMDDEAVRRTLTTGRVTFWSRSRQEYWRKGDTSGHAQYVKSFALDCDGDAILVEVDQVGAACHTGKRSCFEEGGRLPVVVGYRTKEQEEQR